In a single window of the Streptomyces cinnabarinus genome:
- a CDS encoding SWIM zinc finger family protein, whose amino-acid sequence MNRPSEEARRALRAARDRAAAGEGEGGARGSGEAAEEAAVTPEAARRALRAARDQVSGKAEGDEVAARAAAVVPAEEGAAKPEGERASRPADAARAALRRAVSAHRHEGATGPGANSDGAEEGDASADASTGGTAYEHRGHAGGAPHERSARAGDAAHEYSSRAADPSEEHAARPDAVASASDLARQHPGRPADLVREALRAARRDRSQAPDRTEPPRAARRAPRNDPAAARVRAMRELLADAFRLPADVESPEEGPTDPDATVRPGGSAPDRRPLDLPHAPAWSGIGDPDTQAPEAAPPSTASPAPAPPTAPRAPQSMAAPSRDGELRRTFPAFPARGAGDGGFAETWWGNAWVSALEEGALDPKRLARGRGYAEQGHVDAITVTPGLVLAYVKGSRPRPYRVQVRLRTLADADWERFLDAAAERPGHIAALLDKEMPHSLAECGVPLLPGPQDLDPRCSCPDSGHPCKHAAALCYQTARLLDADPFVLLLLRGRGERELLDALSRLSAARAARAAQDQGPAPLPGVRASEALAPRRLPPLPAPLPVPPHPEQPPVYPAAPGGPDPFALDQLATDAAARAHALLGTGRDPLAELTLWQDAVRLAAARPGSGLTAGSRALYAALASAAERTPAELARAVAAWRQGGPEGLAVLEEPWDPPAGRFDRARPLLLAADLPGFRPWRNRLTHPRGHVQLRLGRDGLWYAYESEPGHEDWWPRGTPDLDPVGALTGLGGPADP is encoded by the coding sequence ATGAACCGCCCTTCGGAGGAGGCACGCCGCGCGCTGCGGGCGGCGCGGGACAGGGCGGCCGCCGGGGAGGGGGAGGGCGGTGCGAGGGGTTCCGGGGAGGCTGCTGAAGAGGCGGCGGTGACGCCGGAGGCAGCACGCCGCGCGTTGCGGGCGGCGCGGGACCAGGTGTCCGGGAAGGCCGAGGGCGACGAGGTCGCTGCGAGGGCAGCGGCGGTGGTGCCCGCCGAGGAGGGAGCCGCGAAGCCGGAGGGGGAGCGGGCGTCACGTCCGGCGGACGCGGCGCGCGCGGCACTTCGGCGGGCGGTGTCGGCTCATCGCCATGAGGGCGCCACGGGGCCCGGTGCGAACTCCGACGGCGCCGAAGAAGGCGACGCCTCCGCGGACGCCTCAACGGGCGGCACCGCCTACGAACACCGCGGTCACGCGGGTGGCGCCCCGCATGAGCGCTCGGCACGCGCCGGTGACGCCGCCCATGAGTACTCGTCACGTGCCGCTGACCCGTCCGAAGAGCACGCGGCGCGCCCGGATGCCGTCGCGAGCGCGAGCGACCTGGCCCGTCAACACCCGGGCCGCCCCGCGGACTTGGTGCGCGAGGCGCTCCGTGCCGCACGCCGGGACCGGAGCCAGGCGCCGGACCGGACGGAGCCGCCCCGCGCGGCCCGCCGCGCACCCCGGAACGACCCGGCAGCGGCCCGGGTCCGAGCCATGCGCGAACTCCTCGCCGACGCCTTCCGGTTGCCCGCGGACGTGGAATCGCCGGAGGAAGGCCCGACCGACCCCGACGCCACCGTGCGCCCCGGCGGATCCGCGCCCGACCGCCGGCCCCTCGACCTGCCGCACGCCCCCGCGTGGAGCGGCATCGGCGACCCGGACACCCAGGCCCCCGAAGCCGCGCCACCCAGCACTGCATCTCCCGCCCCCGCGCCTCCCACCGCCCCCCGAGCCCCCCAGTCCATGGCAGCCCCTTCCCGCGACGGCGAACTGCGGCGCACCTTCCCGGCGTTTCCGGCTCGGGGTGCCGGTGACGGCGGGTTCGCGGAGACGTGGTGGGGGAACGCGTGGGTGTCGGCCCTGGAGGAGGGTGCGCTGGACCCCAAGCGGCTTGCCCGGGGGCGGGGATATGCCGAGCAGGGGCATGTCGATGCCATCACCGTCACGCCGGGACTGGTCCTCGCGTATGTGAAGGGCAGCCGGCCACGGCCGTACCGGGTTCAGGTGCGGCTCAGGACGCTCGCCGACGCCGACTGGGAGCGGTTCCTGGACGCCGCCGCCGAGCGGCCGGGGCATATCGCAGCGCTGCTGGACAAGGAGATGCCGCACTCCCTGGCCGAGTGCGGGGTGCCGTTGCTGCCGGGGCCGCAGGACTTGGACCCCCGGTGCAGCTGCCCGGACTCGGGGCACCCCTGCAAGCACGCGGCCGCCCTCTGCTACCAGACGGCCCGTCTGCTCGACGCCGACCCCTTCGTCCTGCTCCTGCTGCGCGGCCGCGGCGAGCGCGAACTGCTCGACGCCCTGTCCCGACTCAGCGCGGCCCGAGCGGCCCGTGCCGCGCAGGACCAGGGACCGGCGCCGCTGCCGGGCGTACGTGCGAGTGAGGCGCTCGCGCCCCGCCGACTCCCGCCCCTGCCAGCGCCGTTGCCGGTACCGCCGCACCCTGAGCAGCCCCCGGTCTACCCGGCGGCACCGGGCGGCCCGGACCCGTTCGCGCTGGACCAGCTGGCCACCGACGCCGCCGCCCGCGCCCACGCGCTCCTCGGCACCGGCCGCGACCCGCTCGCCGAACTGACGCTGTGGCAGGACGCCGTACGACTGGCCGCGGCGCGCCCCGGTTCCGGACTCACCGCGGGAAGCCGCGCCCTGTACGCCGCGCTGGCCTCCGCCGCCGAGCGCACGCCCGCCGAGCTGGCGCGGGCGGTGGCCGCGTGGCGCCAGGGAGGGCCGGAAGGGCTCGCCGTACTGGAAGAGCCGTGGGATCCGCCCGCCGGTCGCTTCGACCGGGCCCGCCCGCTCCTTCTCGCCGCCGACCTCCCCGGCTTCCGGCCGTGGCGCAACCGCCTCACCCACCCGCGCGGCCATGTCCAACTCCGCCTGGGGCGCGACGGCTTGTGGTACGCGTACGAATCGGAGCCCGGCCACGAGGACTGGTGGCCCCGAGGCACGCCCGACCTGGATCCGGTCGGCGCCCTGACCGGTCTGGGCGGGCCCGCCGACCCATGA
- a CDS encoding ABC transporter ATP-binding protein: protein MNAVEVLGLRREFLPSKGGRNPSRTALDGIDLTVGEGEVHALLGPNGAGKTTLCKILATVLVPSAGTARVLGHDVVTELTTVRPLIGCVFGGDRGLYGRLSARRNLCYWGALYGIPGREIQPRAAELLDRFGLTAHADERVETFSRGMKQRLHLARGLMHGPQVLLLDEPTTGMDPVAARDFRTLIGELRGEGRSVLLTTHDMAEAETVCDRATLIDGGRIRHTATPRELGALLSRHERVEATGVPAPLIARLDGSPEVTSVRTGPDGTTVIEVSERGALAPVLRLLVDGGVTDLATTRPSLEEVYLRLIGDRGMEVTS from the coding sequence ATGAACGCCGTCGAAGTTCTGGGACTGCGCCGCGAGTTCCTGCCCTCGAAGGGCGGACGGAACCCCTCCCGCACCGCCCTCGACGGCATCGACCTCACCGTCGGGGAAGGCGAGGTGCACGCGCTGCTCGGCCCCAACGGCGCGGGCAAGACCACCCTCTGCAAGATTCTCGCCACCGTCCTGGTCCCCAGCGCGGGCACGGCACGCGTCCTCGGCCATGACGTCGTCACCGAACTCACCACCGTCCGCCCGCTGATCGGCTGCGTCTTCGGCGGCGACCGAGGACTGTACGGCCGGCTCTCCGCCCGCCGGAACCTCTGCTACTGGGGCGCTCTGTACGGCATACCGGGCCGTGAAATCCAGCCCCGCGCCGCCGAGTTGCTGGACCGCTTCGGACTCACCGCACATGCGGACGAGCGGGTGGAGACCTTCTCACGGGGCATGAAACAGCGGCTGCACCTCGCCCGCGGACTGATGCACGGTCCCCAGGTGCTGCTGCTCGACGAACCGACCACCGGCATGGACCCCGTCGCCGCGCGGGACTTCCGCACGCTGATCGGCGAACTGCGCGGCGAGGGCCGGTCCGTCCTGCTCACCACCCATGACATGGCGGAGGCCGAGACCGTCTGCGACCGCGCCACCCTCATCGACGGCGGCCGGATCCGGCACACCGCCACCCCGAGGGAGCTGGGCGCGCTGCTGTCCCGGCACGAACGCGTCGAGGCCACCGGCGTCCCGGCGCCGCTGATCGCCCGGCTGGACGGCAGCCCCGAGGTCACCTCCGTCCGCACCGGCCCCGACGGCACGACGGTGATCGAAGTATCGGAGCGGGGCGCGCTCGCACCGGTGCTGCGGCTCCTCGTCGACGGCGGTGTCACCGACCTGGCGACCACCCGCCCGAGCCTCGAAGAGGTCTACCTCCGGTTGATCGGCGACCGCGGCATGGAGGTCACCTCATGA